In one Zymobacter palmae genomic region, the following are encoded:
- the pal gene encoding peptidoglycan-associated lipoprotein Pal: MQVSTYAKALVAAFSIAALAGCSSNSTVPDNGAGANGANTDMTNSSGASANGLNGNGVSGQDLSAAGSQMPTTNTIYFDFDRDTIRPEFESVLNDHAAYLRAHTSTHVTLQGHTDARGTREYNLGLGERRANAVRQYLAVQGVNAGQIEVVSYGQERPVCGERTEQCYGQNRRVEFAY; this comes from the coding sequence ATGCAAGTTTCCACTTACGCTAAAGCACTTGTTGCTGCGTTTTCCATCGCCGCTCTGGCAGGCTGTTCCAGCAACAGCACCGTACCCGACAACGGTGCAGGCGCTAACGGTGCCAACACCGACATGACCAATTCTTCTGGCGCATCTGCCAACGGTCTGAACGGCAACGGTGTTTCCGGTCAGGATCTGTCTGCTGCTGGCAGCCAGATGCCGACAACCAACACCATTTACTTCGATTTCGACCGCGATACCATTCGCCCTGAATTCGAATCTGTCCTCAACGACCATGCGGCTTACCTGCGTGCACACACCAGCACTCACGTGACTCTGCAGGGCCACACTGACGCCCGTGGTACGCGCGAATATAACCTGGGTCTGGGTGAACGTCGTGCCAACGCCGTTCGTCAGTACCTGGCCGTACAGGGTGTCAACGCAGGTCAGATCGAAGTCGTCAGCTATGGTCAGGAACGTCCGGTCTGTGGCGAACGTACTGAACAGTGCTATGGTCAGAACCGTCGCGTTGAATTCGCTTACTGA
- the tolA gene encoding cell envelope integrity protein TolA — MKDRRSTGRSGLGVPILLALGLHGALFTALAVHWNFPSDAEPPQPLVQATLVGVDSGVPQPDRSAPASQAAPNARKETPSPAPKAAEENDVPEVPAVAQPEVNVEAEKATQEKAKADAEVKAQADKAAQEKAKADAEAKAQAEKAAQEKAKADTEAKAQAEKAAQEKAKADADAKAKADKAAQEKAKADADAKAKADKAAQEKAKADADAKAKADKAAQEKAKADADAKAKAEKAAQEKAKADAARRKKFAEAAAAAAATDDGVGQEQKTRQNAQQAAQAVNGMQALIHKAVEQNWYHLPNEPAGLTVQLSIKLVPSTGELKDVSVSRSSGNETFDRNAIQAVHQAAPFSELAQQPAAVQKQFQQLTLEFKPDAKGQ, encoded by the coding sequence ATGAAGGACAGACGTTCTACAGGCCGCTCAGGACTGGGCGTGCCGATTCTGTTGGCGCTGGGACTGCACGGTGCTCTTTTCACCGCACTGGCCGTTCACTGGAATTTTCCATCGGATGCTGAGCCACCGCAGCCGCTAGTACAGGCTACGCTGGTGGGCGTCGATAGCGGTGTGCCGCAGCCCGATCGGAGTGCGCCTGCTTCACAGGCGGCACCCAATGCACGCAAGGAAACACCGTCTCCTGCCCCCAAAGCGGCAGAGGAGAATGATGTGCCAGAAGTCCCTGCCGTGGCCCAGCCTGAAGTAAACGTTGAGGCTGAAAAAGCGACACAGGAAAAAGCCAAAGCCGATGCTGAGGTTAAAGCTCAGGCTGACAAAGCGGCGCAGGAAAAAGCTAAAGCCGATGCTGAGGCTAAAGCCCAGGCTGAGAAGGCGGCGCAGGAAAAAGCTAAAGCCGATACTGAGGCTAAAGCTCAGGCTGAGAAGGCGGCGCAGGAAAAAGCCAAAGCGGATGCTGACGCTAAGGCGAAAGCTGACAAAGCGGCGCAGGAAAAAGCCAAAGCGGATGCTGACGCTAAAGCGAAAGCTGACAAAGCGGCGCAGGAAAAAGCCAAAGCAGATGCTGACGCTAAGGCGAAAGCTGACAAAGCGGCGCAGGAAAAAGCCAAAGCGGATGCTGACGCTAAAGCGAAAGCTGAGAAGGCGGCGCAGGAAAAAGCCAAGGCCGATGCTGCTCGACGTAAGAAATTTGCCGAGGCGGCCGCTGCCGCTGCAGCTACGGATGATGGCGTAGGCCAAGAGCAGAAGACGCGTCAAAATGCCCAGCAAGCGGCCCAGGCCGTAAACGGTATGCAGGCGTTGATCCATAAAGCGGTCGAGCAGAACTGGTACCACTTGCCTAACGAGCCCGCTGGACTAACCGTACAGCTTTCCATCAAATTGGTGCCGTCGACGGGTGAGCTGAAAGATGTCAGTGTGTCGCGCAGCAGTGGCAACGAAACGTTCGACCGCAATGCGATACAGGCTGTACATCAGGCTGCGCCGTTCTCTGAGCTGGCACAGCAGCCTGCTGCGGTTCAAAAACAGTTTCAACAGCTTACGCTGGAATTCAAGCCGGATGCCAAAGGGCAATAA
- the tolB gene encoding Tol-Pal system beta propeller repeat protein TolB: protein MKRLLAAAVGSLVAMCLSAPSQAALTIQITHANDQAIPIAVTPFQGQASLPQPVSQIVAADLRNSGALAPLSESSLLPAPVVGSAVDYGVWQQLKARYLVIGRAEAVAGGYRLQYELHDVATHERWLSEAVTVADTQAQLRQGAHYIADRVFERITGTKGAFRTKLAYVTAQGLGNNQHFGLYISDQDGYGPQEVLTSSEPILSPSWSPDGRKLAYVSFEDKRPAIYVQELATGRRLKLASFVGINGAPSWSPDGRSLAMALSKDGTPDIYLMDLATRNLKRLTQDRAINTEPDFSPDGKSLIYTSDKGGQPQLYRMDLATGSAQRMTFTNRYNAGGHYSPDGRNIYLVTRSNQGFQVARQDVASGRLSVMTNTVWDEAPAVAPNGTIVVYATQKGARGELNAVSADGRASFAIPSAEGNVREPAWSPFLD, encoded by the coding sequence ATGAAACGGTTGCTGGCGGCGGCCGTTGGCTCGCTGGTTGCTATGTGTCTGTCGGCACCATCGCAGGCGGCGCTGACGATCCAGATCACGCACGCCAACGATCAGGCCATCCCCATTGCCGTGACCCCTTTCCAAGGGCAGGCGTCTCTTCCTCAGCCCGTCAGTCAGATCGTGGCTGCAGATCTTCGCAACAGCGGCGCGCTGGCCCCTCTAAGCGAGTCTTCATTGCTGCCCGCACCTGTTGTGGGGTCTGCCGTGGATTATGGTGTCTGGCAACAGCTCAAGGCGCGCTATCTGGTCATCGGGCGTGCGGAAGCCGTTGCAGGAGGCTATCGCCTGCAGTACGAACTGCACGATGTGGCAACCCATGAACGGTGGCTGTCGGAGGCCGTCACTGTGGCGGATACTCAAGCGCAGCTGCGCCAAGGGGCACACTACATCGCTGACCGTGTTTTCGAACGCATCACAGGAACCAAAGGGGCCTTCCGTACCAAGCTGGCATACGTGACGGCTCAAGGACTGGGCAACAATCAGCACTTTGGTCTCTATATTTCTGACCAAGACGGCTATGGGCCGCAGGAGGTACTCACCTCTAGCGAGCCAATTCTGTCGCCGTCATGGTCACCGGATGGGCGCAAGCTGGCGTATGTCTCCTTTGAAGACAAGCGTCCTGCGATCTACGTTCAGGAGCTGGCGACCGGGCGTCGCCTCAAGCTGGCCAGTTTCGTCGGCATCAACGGTGCTCCATCATGGTCACCGGATGGGCGCAGCCTAGCCATGGCGCTGTCGAAAGATGGTACGCCAGACATCTATCTGATGGATCTGGCGACGCGCAACCTGAAACGATTGACACAGGATCGTGCGATCAATACCGAACCAGATTTCAGCCCCGACGGTAAATCACTGATCTATACTTCCGACAAAGGTGGTCAACCTCAGCTCTACCGCATGGACCTTGCGACAGGTAGTGCTCAGCGTATGACATTCACCAATCGCTACAATGCAGGTGGTCATTACTCACCTGACGGCCGTAATATCTATCTGGTGACGCGCTCCAATCAGGGTTTTCAGGTTGCACGTCAAGATGTTGCGTCAGGACGCTTATCCGTTATGACGAATACCGTCTGGGATGAAGCGCCTGCCGTTGCGCCCAATGGCACCATCGTGGTATATGCCACACAGAAAGGTGCACGAGGCGAGTTGAATGCAGTATCTGCCGACGGGCGGGCATCCTTTGCCATTCCCTCGGCGGAAGGAAACGTACGAGAGCCGGCGTGGTCGCCGTTTCTCGACTGA